The sequence below is a genomic window from Paenibacillus sp. DCT19.
AGAAACCGGCACCTTGATTGTCCAGCGGGTAGACCTGAAACTTGCCAATGATTCGGACGATTTCAATCAGAGTGGCTTCCATTCCGTCTGGATCCGAGTAATGACTTGGCGTCTGGGTTTCTGTTTCCCTTGACTTGTTATGCTGTCGTTGTAACGTTGTTGTTCTAATAAAATGACGCAGATGTTCACTCTCTTCTGCTGTAAGCAGTGGACTCACTTTGTAGTACTGATGCTCATCCATCGGCAGATCAACAGTGGATAACACCAGATCGTATTGATCCGTTGGAATCCGGGTAGCTTCATACCAGGAGACGCTGTCTATAATTCGAATCTCGGGAAACTCCTTCGTCAGTCGGCTGGACAGCATGCGTGATGAACCAATTCCGCTTGTACAGACAATGATCGCCCTGATTTCCCGTTTTAATGTGCGTAATCTCTCGATGGATGCTCCAAAGTGCATGACTAGAAAACCAATTTCCTCATCGGGAACATCTATACCTGGCCAAGCCTGGTACACGGATTTTTTGACATCTTCGAACAGTGAATCATAATCCTTGCGAATCTGCTGCAGTAGTGGATTACGGATCATCTGTTGTCCTTCAATACGTTCCATTACAGGTGCCATATGCCCAATCAGACCTTCACGAAGCATACGATCCTCATGAAAGGCATAATGGGTTCTCGCCTGCATCTGATCAATCAATGAATGTACCCTATCTAGTAGAATTAAGTCGTCTATTGGCAACAGCCTTGAAGAGTGTATCCTCTGCTCTGTCTCAATTAATAATCTGTGAAAATAATCCTGCTCATCTTGGGAGAACGTCAGCCCTAGCTGGGTAGATAGTACACCGCACAATCGGGATGCCATATAAGGTGGAACCTTCATCTCATCCTGCTCCGCAACGTCATCTCTCGCTTTCTCACGTGGAGAAAGACGACCAATGCCAAAGCCTTTACGAATACGTACAACCGCAACGGATAATTGAATCAGCAGCTTCATATATTGCCGTTCCGGGATGTTCTCCAGCCATTCGATATCTGGTTGCCACAATGCATTTTCGACTGTAAGCACATCACCATGCCCAATCATATTCAGCAACTTCTGGTTTACGATGGAGCCCCCTTGCTCAGGCTGTCTTCCGAACAGATCGGACTCATCCAGAAATTCCAGAGCAAGCGCAGCTATGGCAGTACGATGAATCGTCTCATTTCCGTTAATCTTGACTCCATATCCACGTCTGCGAACCAGCTTTAGTCCAGCCTGACGAATCCGTGACTCCAGATCATCGAGATCATTGGTCACCGTTGATACTGTCACTTTCAGATCTGAAGCTAGTGCAAGCAGTTTTACAGGTTCCGACTCATCCAGCAAAATACAAAGCATGAAGAGCTTACGCTCTTCCGGCGTAAACTCAATAGATTCCTTACCCTCTAATTGCTGGCGCAATACGGCCAGATTACCGGAACCGGCATCAATTCGAATACCGGTTCCTGATTTTTTTTCCAGCCTCATACCCAAAGGTTCCAGCCACTGTTCAATCATCTGAAGCTCTCGGTGAACTGTTCGCGTACTGACTTTGACTTCAACGGCGATCTCACCAGCAGTGACTTCTTGTGGATGCTCCAGCAGAAACTCCACGATTTCACGTTGTCTTTTGGTAATACTCATATCTCTAGCCTCCGGCTCAGAGAAGACGAATGCGTCCGATTTATTTCAGTCGTTCAACGAGCGCATCGTATTCCGGGCTTTTTAGGAAGTTGTCAATGGATATATGTTCTGCGTTTGGTGCAACGGAACGGGCACGATCGGTTAATGTTTTCTGTGTAATAACCACATCTGCATCCTGCGGGATCTCACTGATTGCGGTATTGGTCACCGCAACGTCAATCCCTTCCGCCTTCATTTTCTTACGCAGAATGGAAGCGCCCATTGCACTTGATCCCATGCCTGCGTCACAAGAGAAGACGATTTTTCTCACATCTGTCTTCACTGTAGAAGCAGTACGATCCGCAACTTTGTTTTCTTCACCGCCATTAGCCGTAATTGCAGCATTTGGCGTAGTTCCTTGACTCTTCATATCCTTCATTCGGCTGGATGCAGCCTCTAGATCTTCGTCCTTTTGTTTACCGGTTTTCAGCAATACTGCTGCAATCAGGAAGGATACTACCGCCGCTACAAGCACCCCTGCAAGCATTGGGAGATATCCGCCTTTTGGTGTTAGAAGGAAATAAGCGATAATACTACCTGGTGATGGTGCTGACACCAATCCTGCTCCAGTAAGCATAAATGTTAATGTACCCGCAACACCGCCGCCAATTGCGGCAAGAATTAGAATCGGTCTCATCAGAATGTAAGGGAAGTAAATTTCATGTATTCCCCCGAAGAAATGAATAACAACCGCACCTGGTGCAGAAGATTTAGCCATACCGCGTCCGAAGAAGCAGTAAGCAAGCAGAATACCAAGTCCCGGACCCGGGTTGGATTCAAGCATGTATAATACAGATTGCCCTAATTCTCTTGCCTGATCTGTTGCAATCGGTGTGAGAATTCCGTGGTTGATCGCATTGTTCAGGAACAATACTTTACCCGGTTCAATGATCAGGTTAACCAGTGGCAACAAGCCCAGATTCATTAACCCCTGTACTCCGGCAGATAATACTTTACTAACAGCTTCTACAGCAGGCCCGATGCCCACGAGAGCAGCAATTCCCAAGATTCCACCTATAATACCTGCGGAGAAGTTGTTAACCAGCATTTCAAATCCAGCTTTAATTTTACCTTCGATGGATTTATCAAACTTCTTGATGATCCATGCTGCCAGCGGTCCGGCAATCATGGCTCCGAGGAACATCGGAATGTCGCTACCCACGATGACCCCGATGGTCATTATGGCACCTACGACACCACCCCGCTGTCCATGCACCATTGTACCGCCAGTGTAACCAATTAATAGTGGGAGCAAATAGTTTATCATCGGTCCCACAAGCTGTTCTATCGTCGCATTTGGGTACCAGCCTGTTGGAATGAACAGAGCCGTAATTAATCCCCAGGCGATAAAGGCGCCCATATTCGGCATGACCATACCACTCAGGAATCGGCCAAAACGCTGTACACCTACCCGTAGCCCACCTTTAGAATTGGACGTTTGGTCCAAATTACTCATTGTTATATCCTCCTTGGATCAAGTCATTATGAAAATGAAAGGGGTATCATTTTGCCCCTGCTGCAATCCTAAGCGAGAATGCTCTCCTGTTCAATAAAATGAAAGCGTACTTTCGTCATGAACAATGATGACAACATTAGGTTATGTAATCATAGTTTGTCTATGCATAATGGCTGGATACGTTGATACACAAGGATTTTTTCGCCTATGACTTATGTCACTTCCAGAACCAATTTCTGATCCAGAACTGGATTCAATCAGACAATTAACAACCAAAATCAGTGTGAGTTGTCATTCACTACAATCCTCAGAGAGCACAAAAAAAACTGTGCAAGCATCTCGCTCACACAGGTTAATATGATATAAAGCAACACTCTATATGTTATTAAATGAGTCCATTTATAACCACTAAAGGTTGATTTTTGATCTATATCTGGCTGCGTTTGCAGCACCAAATAAGATATTATGAAATCGATTCAAACATATGTTAATAAGTCCATTTCAGAACATATTATTCTTCCGTGTGTTTGCGATAAGCATCCGCGTTCATCAGCTTGGATAAGGCTACACTCAAATCGCCATCCACCCGGATCTCAATCATCCATCCTTCTTCATAAGGAGAGCTATTCACAAGCTCTGGTGAGTCTTGCAACGCATCATTGATCGCAATAATGGAGCCACTCACAGGTGAAAATAAATCCGAAACCGTTTTGACGGATTCAATCGTACCAATACTTTCTTCCGCTTGTACACTGGATTCAAGATCAGGCAATTCAACAAACACAATGTCACCCAGCTGGTGCTGTGCGAACTCGGTAATACCAATACGTACAGTATCCTCCCCTACGGTCTGCACCCATTCGTGCTCTTCACTGTACAGGAAATCACTTTTCAATTCGCTCATCGATATCCGCCTCGCTTTTCATTAATGAGTGCATGCGTTCTTTGGCCAAATCCCTTTTCCCAGAACATAGCGTATGATATTTTCGAATCAAATGTCAAGATACCTTACAATTTGTTCATATTTTCTGATCAAAAGCGAGATCATCTAAATACGAACTTACATATACTAGTTATTATTGGAATAGTAAGCGCACTCTTTTTATTTAAACGAACATTAAATTGCATATAAGCTTAAATTATTCGTCTTTCTTTGAAATCAGATGACATTGTTCTTGACATCAGCAGGCAATTCGCGTATTAATGAAAGGAGTAAAACTGTTTTCGTTGTGTGCAATATCGCGGATGAATGTAAAGGGAGAGATTACCCAAGCATCTGGATCTGGATGTTCATGCGGTAACGCCGAAGGAGTAAACCACCCGACAAGCGGGCGGTGAATCTCTCAGGCAAAAGGACTTTTACGGGACGCAACTCTGGAGAGCATCTACCCGCCCGGTACGGGCGTTAAGATCACCCAAGGGGAAACCTGCTGCATTGGCGGCGGGGTAACTCTCAGGTACCAAGGACAGAGCCTAAGAATACAGCGTGCTTCTGGCATGCCGGTTCTTTGGCCTGTCCTTTTCCTTTTTCCCAAAAAAGATAAACACAGCAACCAAACCGTGCAGCATAACCGGATCTCAGAAGTACGATTTTACGTACGATTTATATTCATTACTCAAAATACTTATACCACTCTAATAACGATCATGCCTATTCAACATTAATCCATATGCAGCACATTCAGCCGCTTGACGGCTAATGAAGAGGTGATTTGATGTCCGATTTACTTAGAACTCCACTCTTTCCCTTATATCAACAGTACGAAGGCGTACGTTGCATTGACTTTGGTGGCTGGGAGCTTCCGGTACAGTTTAGCGGAATTCAGAAGGAACACGAAGCAGTTCGTGAACGTGCAGGGCTGTTTGATGTATCCCATATGGGCGAATTCACCGTACAAGGTGAACAAGCGGAGGCTTTTTTGCAGCACATGACCACCAATGACGTAACCGCACTTGTTCCGGGTCAGGCACAATATACGTTGATGTGTTATCCCGATGGCGGTGTGGTCGATGATCTACTGGTGTATAAACTGGAGGAACAGCACTATATGTTAGTTGTTAATGCCTCCAACATCGATAAGGATTGGGCATGGCTAGTGGAACATCTCGCCCCTGGGGTAACCATGACAAATGACTCCAAGCAGACTGCTCTTCTAGCACTGCAAGGTCCATTGTCTGTTGATATTCTCCAAAAAGTTACGGACATTGATGTAGCTACCATTGAGCCGTTTCGTTTTGTACAGGATACGGAAGTATGCGGTGTAAAATTGCTGTTATCCCGCACTGGATATACCGGCGAAGATGGCTTTGAGCTGTATGTTCGAGCAGATCACGCTGCTACGGTGTGGAATGGATTGATGCAGGCAGGGGAAGAACACGGATTGGTTCCGGCTGGACTTGGTGCACGGGACACCCTACGCTTTGAGGCAAAATTGCCATTGTACGGGCAGGAACTGTCACCCACGATCTCCCCGCTGGAGGCTGGGGTTGGCATGTTTGTGAAACTGAATTCCGGGCCTTTTATCGGACACGACGTTTTATCACAGCAAAAAAATGACGGGCCTGCTCGCAAATTAGTCGGCATCGAAGTGCTGGAGCGCGGGATTCCACGTCCCCATTACCCTCTCTACGCAGATGGTGTACAGATTGGTGAAGTAACGACAGGCACACAATCACCTACGCTAAAAAGGAATCTTGGGTTAGCCCTCATTGACAGTAAATATGCTGCACTAGGTACGCCACTGGAGATTGAGATTCGCGGCAAAAAGCTAAAAGCCGAGGTCGTAAAGACCCCTTTTCATAAACGGACACGCACGCCTAAGACACCTACTCAAGGAGCTGATCAAGCATGACCAAGCACCGTTACATTCCTATGACCGAGCAGGATCAGAGCGCTATGCTGGCAACAGTTGGTGTGAAAACGATCGAAGACCTCTTCCGAGATATCCCGCAGGAGATTCGTTATCAGGGTGAGTTACCCGTATCCTCTCGGCTAGATGAATATGCACTTACGCGTCATATGTCCAAACAAGCTGGTGCCAATGCCAACTTCGAGACACACGCAAGTTTTCTTGGTGCAGGCATCTACGACCATCATATACCTTCTGTCATCAATCATGTGATCTCCCGTTCGGAATTCTATACTGCATATACACCGTACCAACCTGAAATTAGTCAGGGCGAGCTTCAAGCAATATTTGAGTTTCAATCATACATCTGCGAATTGACAGGCATGGCCGTTGCCAATGCAAGTATGTATGACGGTGCGACCGCTTTTGCAGAAGCAGGGAATTTGGCAGCAGCAGCTACTCGCCGTAAACAATTGATCGTATCTCGTACCGTTCATCCGGAAGCACGTCAGGTACTGAAAGCCTATGCTCATGGTCTAAGTCTGGATATCGTCGAGATCGGGTATCAAAATGGCGTAACTGACTGGGATGCCTTACAAGCCGCCATCTCGGAAGAAACGGCTGCAGTCATGATTCAAAGCCCAAACTTCTTCGGTGCCGTTGAACCTATCCAGCAAGCAGCTGACCTAGCTCATGCACACAAAAGCCTGCTTGTAGTAAGTGCGAATCCACTTTCACTAGGATTGTTAGAGGCTCCTGGGAAGCTTGGCGCTGACATTGTTGTCGGTGACGCTCAACCTTTGGGGATCGCCGCATCTCTCGGCGGACCAACATGTGGATATTTTGCTGTATCACAGGCTCATATGCGCCGTATTCCTGGCCGAATTGTAGGTCAGACGACTGATCGTAACGGCAAACGTGGCTTCGTACTAACACTACAGGCACGCGAACAGCATATCCGCCGGGAAAAGGCGACGTCTAACATTTGTTCCAACCAAGCATTGCTTGCACTGAGCGCATCCGTATACATGTCTACAATGGGAAGACAGGGCATGATCGATGTAGCGGATCTCAATTTGCAGAAGAGTCATTATGCACTTGAAGTATTCAAAGCTATACCTGGTGTAAAAGCAACCTTCAACGCACCAACATTTAACGAGTTTGTCATTCAGTTGCCTGAAGGAACAAACGTCGATGCCCTGCAACTAGAGTTGCTGGATAAAGGTTTTATCGGTGGATACGAACTCGGTCGGGATTATCCCGAACTCGCTGGACATATGTTACTCGCAGTAACGGAGCGACGCACCAAGGAAGAAATTGACGAATTCGCACGAGCATTGGAGGGATCGTTGTGACTCAAGAAACGAAGACAGCAACAGGACAAACCGAGTTAGCGCATTCTAGTACATCGCCGCTAAGCACCGACACAGAATCAACGAGTTCAGCATCGACAGCATCTCCTGCTCCTGAGCAAACACTCATATTTGAACTGAGCAGCCCTGGACGTGTGGCTTATTCCCTACCGGAATGTGATGTGCCTCGCCAAGATCCCGGAGCTTTGATTCCCCGGGAAATGCTGCGGGCAGAAGCGGCTGCGTTACCAGAAGTATTCGAAGTGGATGTGATTCGTCACTATACAGCTCTCTCCCGTCGTAACTTCGGTGTAGATAACGGGTTTTACCCGCTCGGCTCCTGCACGATGAAATACAATCCCAAAATCAATGAAGATGTTGCACGCTACAGTGGATTCGCCAAAATCCACCCATATCAGCATGAGTCTAGCATTCAAGGTGCTCTTGAGCTGCTGTACACGCTGCAAAATGACCTTGCTGGTCTGACCGGCATGGATGCCGTGACTCTACAACCAGCTGCCGGCGCACATGGCGAATGGACGGGGCTCATGATGATTCGAGCCTACCATGAAAGTCGTGGTGAAGTACGTACCAAAGTCATCGTGCCTGATTCATCCCATGGTACAAATCCAGCTAGTGCAACAGTTGCCGGGTTCGAAACTGTAACCATTCCTTCCCGTGCTGATGGTCTTGTTGACCTGGATGCACTCCGCGGGCAGTGGGTAATGACACGGCTGCATTAATGCTTACCAATCCTAATACGCTTGGTCTGTTCGAGAAGGATATCCAGGAGATTGCTTCCATTGTGCATGAGGCAGGCGGATTGTTGTATTATGATGGTGCTAATTCCAATGCCATTATGGGCATTACCCGTCCGGGAGACATGGGCTTCGATGTCGTACATCTGAACTTGCACAAAACGATGAGTACCCCACATGGTGGTGGTGGCCCTGGTGCTGGCCCTGTCGGTGTGAAAAGCCGTCTCGTGCCGTACCTGCCTAAACCGATGGTAATCAAAAACGATCAAGGCCTTTATGCTCTGGATTATGAAGGCGATCAATCCATTGGACGTGTCAAAGCGTACTATGGCAACTTCGGTATCTTGGTACGTGCTTATGCTTACATGCGCACATATGGTCCTGAGGGACTGCGACGTGTATCCGAATGTGCTGTGCTTAATGCAAATTACATGATGGCACGTCTCGCACCTTATTACGAGATTCCATATCCAGGTGTATGTAAACATGAATTTGTGATGTCTGGTCGCGGGTTGAAGCAATATGGTGTTCGGACATTGGACGTTGCCAAACGGTTGCTTGATTTTGGCTATCATCCACCAACTGTGTATTTCCCACTCAATGTGGAGGAATGCATCATGATTGAGCCTACCGAGACCGAAAGCAAAGAAACGCTTGATGGATTCATTGATACGATGATCCGCATTGCGAAGGAAGCAGAAGAAACACCTGAATTAGTTCTTAACGCCCCTTACGGCACACCGGTAACTCGTCTGGACGAAACAACCGCTGCTCGTAAACCTGTATTGAACTGTGCTTGCAGTTAGGACGTTCTTGAATCTTACTTGAATTTGTGTGTAATCACACTTGTGGGTATCTTCCCGTGAGCTTTGGGTGAGCTTTCTCAGTGAGTTTTCAGTGGCTTCTCAATGGCTTCCCAGTAGCTTCTCGGTAACTTCTCACTGTCTTTTCACTGTCTTTTCAGTGACTTCTCACTGCCTTTCCGCCATACTGCGTCTGCGTCACGATCTCTTGACGTAGCTGGTAGGTCTGTGGAAAAGTTCCTGGCTTGGAACGAAAATGTGGCACACTCTGCTGCTTACGGAACGATAATTTGGCAAAACCTACTTCTTTCGGGTTATAGAATGTACCCTGAGTAAATCATTGTTCTCACAAAAGCTCTTG
It includes:
- a CDS encoding BglG family transcription antiterminator, with protein sequence MSITKRQREIVEFLLEHPQEVTAGEIAVEVKVSTRTVHRELQMIEQWLEPLGMRLEKKSGTGIRIDAGSGNLAVLRQQLEGKESIEFTPEERKLFMLCILLDESEPVKLLALASDLKVTVSTVTNDLDDLESRIRQAGLKLVRRRGYGVKINGNETIHRTAIAALALEFLDESDLFGRQPEQGGSIVNQKLLNMIGHGDVLTVENALWQPDIEWLENIPERQYMKLLIQLSVAVVRIRKGFGIGRLSPREKARDDVAEQDEMKVPPYMASRLCGVLSTQLGLTFSQDEQDYFHRLLIETEQRIHSSRLLPIDDLILLDRVHSLIDQMQARTHYAFHEDRMLREGLIGHMAPVMERIEGQQMIRNPLLQQIRKDYDSLFEDVKKSVYQAWPGIDVPDEEIGFLVMHFGASIERLRTLKREIRAIIVCTSGIGSSRMLSSRLTKEFPEIRIIDSVSWYEATRIPTDQYDLVLSTVDLPMDEHQYYKVSPLLTAEESEHLRHFIRTTTLQRQHNKSRETETQTPSHYSDPDGMEATLIEIVRIIGKFQVYPLDNQGAGFYKTVYAMCNVLHGSGVLKEPEEIAKRLEEREAVGSQKIPGTTLALFHTRSEGIYRPSISLFQLTEPLLRTSADPAGVTHVLLMLGPRELSKESLEVLSEISALLLQEEMITLLEKGVRDELIHYLSKELVGFYRSKTEIGG
- the gcvH gene encoding glycine cleavage system protein GcvH — encoded protein: MSELKSDFLYSEEHEWVQTVGEDTVRIGITEFAQHQLGDIVFVELPDLESSVQAEESIGTIESVKTVSDLFSPVSGSIIAINDALQDSPELVNSSPYEEGWMIEIRVDGDLSVALSKLMNADAYRKHTEE
- a CDS encoding PTS mannitol transporter subunit IICB; this encodes MSNLDQTSNSKGGLRVGVQRFGRFLSGMVMPNMGAFIAWGLITALFIPTGWYPNATIEQLVGPMINYLLPLLIGYTGGTMVHGQRGGVVGAIMTIGVIVGSDIPMFLGAMIAGPLAAWIIKKFDKSIEGKIKAGFEMLVNNFSAGIIGGILGIAALVGIGPAVEAVSKVLSAGVQGLMNLGLLPLVNLIIEPGKVLFLNNAINHGILTPIATDQARELGQSVLYMLESNPGPGLGILLAYCFFGRGMAKSSAPGAVVIHFFGGIHEIYFPYILMRPILILAAIGGGVAGTLTFMLTGAGLVSAPSPGSIIAYFLLTPKGGYLPMLAGVLVAAVVSFLIAAVLLKTGKQKDEDLEAASSRMKDMKSQGTTPNAAITANGGEENKVADRTASTVKTDVRKIVFSCDAGMGSSAMGASILRKKMKAEGIDVAVTNTAISEIPQDADVVITQKTLTDRARSVAPNAEHISIDNFLKSPEYDALVERLK
- the gcvT gene encoding glycine cleavage system aminomethyltransferase GcvT — translated: MSDLLRTPLFPLYQQYEGVRCIDFGGWELPVQFSGIQKEHEAVRERAGLFDVSHMGEFTVQGEQAEAFLQHMTTNDVTALVPGQAQYTLMCYPDGGVVDDLLVYKLEEQHYMLVVNASNIDKDWAWLVEHLAPGVTMTNDSKQTALLALQGPLSVDILQKVTDIDVATIEPFRFVQDTEVCGVKLLLSRTGYTGEDGFELYVRADHAATVWNGLMQAGEEHGLVPAGLGARDTLRFEAKLPLYGQELSPTISPLEAGVGMFVKLNSGPFIGHDVLSQQKNDGPARKLVGIEVLERGIPRPHYPLYADGVQIGEVTTGTQSPTLKRNLGLALIDSKYAALGTPLEIEIRGKKLKAEVVKTPFHKRTRTPKTPTQGADQA
- the gcvPA gene encoding aminomethyl-transferring glycine dehydrogenase subunit GcvPA → MTKHRYIPMTEQDQSAMLATVGVKTIEDLFRDIPQEIRYQGELPVSSRLDEYALTRHMSKQAGANANFETHASFLGAGIYDHHIPSVINHVISRSEFYTAYTPYQPEISQGELQAIFEFQSYICELTGMAVANASMYDGATAFAEAGNLAAAATRRKQLIVSRTVHPEARQVLKAYAHGLSLDIVEIGYQNGVTDWDALQAAISEETAAVMIQSPNFFGAVEPIQQAADLAHAHKSLLVVSANPLSLGLLEAPGKLGADIVVGDAQPLGIAASLGGPTCGYFAVSQAHMRRIPGRIVGQTTDRNGKRGFVLTLQAREQHIRREKATSNICSNQALLALSASVYMSTMGRQGMIDVADLNLQKSHYALEVFKAIPGVKATFNAPTFNEFVIQLPEGTNVDALQLELLDKGFIGGYELGRDYPELAGHMLLAVTERRTKEEIDEFARALEGSL